TCCTGGTTGCCACGGAAGCGGATAGATAAGCGCGATTCTTTCGGTTCGCGCCCGTCACCGTAGATTACAGCACcttaggggaataatattatttcgtttttataatacgattttataacaaatgcacatcccaaatacaccaaacttatttataatgtgttacaatattttataaaacattttgcaaaatatcccgggtgtaatttgaattattatgtgtaactgtaaaacaccattgttcgtacaaaaacgtatttgaaaattcaacattacttttaaataaccgtaccgattgtgcagAAAATCGGTGGACTATCGTTAAatgacataatattaataattcaaacgacaaaaacatgattgaaaagtcaaatcgatggttgttcccagggccgcaactagagtctctggcacctgGGGCATTAATGGAttcatgtgcccccccccccccttctgtttttgcacataccacaccaataaagtggggggtccgggagccctcccacggaaaaatggtttatgttgagacgttatattgtaaatcagattagaaattcctggcatgcaagttaaaaaactttttatcagttaccagttgtagtaggaaggaatacaatgcaagcgatttcagcgcccccacagctttgcgcccggggcgtatgccccgcttgcccccccctagttgcggccctggttgttccaatcgagtggaagagagatagatgcggcgcaagcgtacaatgagcgtaacgggacacatcgtagtgggacaatgtgtgttacgggacactttttcgtgcgtgcagccagcgttcatcgatttattagacgtcacgtaaaaaaaaatcaaggtttccaacatttacttttgaaacattaacgacttttaggttgtAGATTGCCTGTAAATACCGCACAGTAagttgattttcaaaaatataagaGTGTTAGTTATAACATTAAGTTGCGactctttatcttccttgctttgttgGTGAATAGAAATGGgtaagaggagggggggaggacaTTACTCCTGCTGTCGAAAACCTGAAAAGGTGTCAGGCTCGTTAAAATGAATCAACAATTCCCACAGTCCGAGTATTTCAGGACTTTTAGGACTTTCAGTGGCATAACACTTCCTCTGGAATATGAAAGTCAAAAACCAAAGTCACCCACGCCGACAGAATAAATGTGATAGACATAAAACGTTTATTTCTCGTAGCTGATACACCATACAAAAACCACTGAACTTCTACTCGCTAAGATTAGGGTTAGAATCTTGGCCTGGTGCTATATTATGGTTTTTcgtggtttatttaatttattccagcAAATACTTGGACAGTAACTTAAACTAAACCATAGCAGATTATTTTTTCAGTATTCCTCAGTTGTGTTGTGTGTTACAATCTTTAACGACTTCATTGCATGTTATGTCTTAAACGACCTCATTGTGCTTTACAGTAGTCTTTAACGAACTCATTGTGTCTTGCCGTCTTAAACGACCTCGTCATTGTCACAGTTTTTAACGATTCTGTTGTTGGCAGACTTGTACTGTGAAGCTGTTTCATAATTACATTTAGTAACCGGGTCTGAGAAACACGTTAACTGAACACAGACCTGTGTGTGCAGTAGCGATTACATGATGGAGCTCGGCAATGCCCACTGTTTCACCTAGAGATGACCGCCCGCTACCCCTCGCTATCACAATAATAGTGAGGGTGGCTCTCTGCTCCACTAGTGGGCTGAGCAGAAAAAACTTCCCCTCCTGCTGCCATGACTTAGAAGCCCTACCAACGGGGTTACCTTCTGATTAGTACTCATCATCATGATGGTGGAATTGAAAACCGGAcgtttaagggccccgcctagtcagggatgtgtctgtgtTCATGACGCGGAATGATAAGCATGACGCTTGCTGGTGTTTTTAGCACGGTATgtttctaagcgcaaggctctgactTCGCAGACTTcgctcagtcttctcgtcgtgcataggacaactataaaatccgagcggtgaccgtaacattatatggcaaataaatgaaaataaaggtgcacagcaagtccctcaagtgctttcaagaatctgtaccagttgttatatgattaaaaattactctgataaACACccgttttagtcattttaactcttttaaaaatacagtttaaaatcttaATCCAGAAACTAAACTACTTATATGCCCTCAATGAATTCTTAAATGTGTTTTGTAAACCGATCCCATTAGAATATCTTgagttttgaaatagcgttgttttatctgaagctctgcactccGTAAGTGTGCCCAGGTAACACCGAAAATGGCAAAATTCTATGAACTTTTATACAATGTTCTTTTGGAAGCATGGGGGAGTTAGGGATGGCCCAACTGTTTTGTATACTGCCTGTTGCCTCCAATTTGAGGGAAGTCACCCATCGCTTAATTTAAGACTACTGAGTAATTGACCCCGGCATAGAGGTTTGGACCTGCAGTCCAAATTCTGTGTGAGGCAACTACTCCACAGTTGCTTTGTTTGCTCATAGAAATTTCCAGTCCACTTCAACTTTAGTTTAGTTTCTCCTCGCTCTGCACATTTCACTTCTCCATTGCTGCATGTTTTAAAAGCGCAATAACTATGTACATTTTAGTTCAGTACAATTTTTGCGTGCTGATAGGTTTCTTATTGGTGGAGATGGCAACGTATACGAGGGCACAGGATGGCACAGAGTCGGCAACCACACCGAAGGCTACAACTCGAAAGCAATTGGCATCTCCATGATCGGTGACTTCAGGGGTGAGTACCGTGCAACAGTAGTGATTACCTTTTGTTTCATATGTCATAAGTTGAATTGTTTAAACGAAGAACTACATCCATacatgaaaaacatatttttttcttatgtttatCAGTTCTGATAATCAACATGGTTATTTaatagaacagaaaaaaatttaaataaagatgtAGATACATTTTTGATTCTGGTACTATTATTTCAAGATCTTAACTTTCCTATCTATAGTAAAACTTGAAAATCAATTTATTATTGCTTTCACCCACGTTATTTAATCAGAAATCATAATAGAAGAAAAATGAGATGTCAGGATAAGAGATTCAGGAATGAAGGCCAGGCATGAAGTTCAAGGCCTTGGTTGCTAGCAGAGTATTTTCTTAAGAATAAAAATTTCTGTGGAGCCATGCTAACATAATTTTAAAGCCATGATGATTAAGACAGATGGTAGCAAATTTGTCTGCCGTAATTGCCAtttcacacacacatgtatatatatgtataaggtTTCTTGGGTGCTATTTAAAGCCAGAACCTAAACCATATAATTATTTTCCTAGATTAGATGGATTCATTTAGCCCTGCACACTGCTCAGTAAATACCCAGGCTGCTGGCTACACTGCAGCATCATTCTATATTTCCCACCCGCGGCTCGACTGGTATCCACCATGGCCCTGTAACACCATGACTTCACATTGGCTGGCCATGCAGTTAAAGCTATGGAAATTAAATAGTGGGCCTTCTGTTTATGGACTTAACTAGCTGCGCCCTACAGTTTCACCCACTGTTTCAACagttaaaattaacttaaacGTAAAGTGCGAGTCGTGCCACCACACTATGCAACGCTTAGCTTGAGTCCGACTCGCACTTGGCCAAATTTTATCATTTGTTATACTTTAGAGTTTTAGACTATAATTACTACGTTTGACTATTGCATGTAATACCGTTTTTAAGATagattgaaaacaaaaaaaaaagtaatagttTCATGGTGTTTTAAGAGCCAAATATTTACTGCAATACATCTctgtaaacaatttttgaagACTTACATTGTTTTCTGCATATGTATATGTAAAGATTTTTGGCTCTCGATACGCGTGCACCCATCATACAGCTATCCGTGCGAAAAACATGGGGTGCCCTAATGTATTCCTGCCACTTATAATGTTTCTCCATGACTTTTTGTTAACAGTAAATGAAAATGCCACTTTCAAAGGTAACTGTAAGTGTTTGAACTGGAAAGGTAAATTTGTAGGGCTAATGGGAATTGGTGGTACCAATACCGTTACTTCTTTGGCTCCTCTGGTGATAATAGTGGCTCGCACAATATGCATTTTCAGCTCTCTGAAGCATAACCTAGTGCTGTTACACAACCTTAGTGCATCAAGGTTATGCATCTGTATGACAGGCACACGGACCAGCTCCAACTTACAGGTCAGCACCCCTGATAACTCTAAATCAGTTTAAAAACTCAACAGGGTATGTAGTTGCATTATCATTTGTGTCAATAGATGTGTAGATGGTCACCTCACCAGTTAGCCTACTTAATCAATAATTTATTGATCGATACTTCAAACCGACTCATTCTTAGTCGCCATGATTGTTCTTTCACACTGCCAGAACTCGTTGCTTTTGTTGTAAGCTCGGGAAAACCCTTAGCAATTTGTTTACCTTCCGAGCTTACAAACTTTGCAGAAATTGTCTTCAAAATCAATCATGCCTACTAAATCCATTGTCATGCGACCTTCGCTGATTTCAAGAAGTTTCTGAGCGAAAAGTATAGACTCCTGGTCGTTGTAGAGATGGACGCTCATGTTCATTGTGAGATGCAACCTTTCCACCCTAGCCCACTATGGCGAAGCCTTAAGACACGCGCTAATCTAAATGTTCCTCGGTTCATATGAAGATGCACATTAAAATATGGTCAGCACACAATGATGGGAATGACTGTTGCAGACATGCTGCCCCCTGCGCGTCAACTGGAGGCACTGAGACACCTGCTGCGGTGCGGCGTGGCCTCGGGAGAGCTGGACCCGGACTACAAGCTGTTGGCACGGCGCCAGCTGTCCCGGGGCGAGGCCCGCGGTGTGGGCGTGGCCTTATTCCTCGAGCTGCAGACGTGGCCGCAGTGGGCCGGTCAGCCGTCCCTCGGCTGAGACCCACCTCCCCCCGCCCTCTAGTGCATGGCTTTCCCGTGGGCTAGCACTCACAAGCTGCTCTAACTCCAAACAGGACTGTGAATCATGCAGCTTGTCGAGGTTACTAAATACACATCAGTTGCCTGTTCAGCAATATAACACAACACATActacatgcattttgagagtagTTCAACTTGCCATCtaggtaaattttaaataatcagTTAATGTTACTAACACAGTGAATTGAGAATGATTTAAATACAGACATGCCAACAGTCATTGATCAGCCATTATAGCTAAGAAATTTCCTTCAAATTACACTTTGGTACTTCAGTAATTACGACTTAAGATTAGATCTGGCAAAtcagaaatgaggtttatttatttactattttatttaccaaattttgaagatcacatcaggaagatggtggccatcagcagCGATACATTGATGAAGGTGGTTTCGGATATTTTCGACAACTTTTTGCCACATTCCTGAATTCGCTTCTTCGGTTCTTCCAAGGTGTGAGGGCTATGTTTGAAAACCTTTTCTGCGAGGtaaccccaaaggaaaaaatcacAAATACTAAAATCCTGTCATAATGGGCCCCAGATTTAAGCCTTTGTAACTTCTTCCCGTGTAGTTATCTAAAGGAAAAAGTTTTCAAACATCATCCTGAAGAACTGAAGATACAAATTTGGGAGTAAATCACCGCTGTACccctcaaaatgtgccaaaaagcGGTCAAAGAGTTCTGAAATCGCCTTCATCAATGCAATGCTGCTAATAGCCACCATCTTCCTGATTTAATCTTcagaacttaataaaaaaaaatgggaatgtattgttacaatttaccgcgggttcgtaaaggatagcacaattaaagatttttatcacacacacagttttatttattaccactacttatgtcacttacaaatatcttctaaaatggcaaataattaattacacttaaagaaaggtctattccccagtcactcgttccaaaCAAaccgctgggccgcacctctggcacaactctcgccgcagcacccctcgaaggtctccgccgcgggactccgtcgccgcactccgccgccgctgtcACACCCTTTGCCGAGATaccactcgactcctcgctcgcaacttcgttcgggactccgtcgtgcccggaaactccgccgcgggaaaactcccgactccactgaactcactcactccctgccctggaaccttcgtccaaggacttcgccactctgctgcacccgcggcactatcgcctggatctccgccgcgggagaactcccgactgaacactccgaactcactcAGCCTccactgactcgaaggtcggccccacctctttatatagcccttgggttcctgtccagaacaatcgggaatgtctcAGAGATattgcgcgaccttcgccgtcgaaatgcccagaaacgcgtcttgagtcctgtcgaaggacgcggcggctgctcaaagaacgccgataaatgCAACacgcatcgggttcccacaaaacgcgccgataaacatgtccgagtccttttatgccgcagtgcggcctcttataagtaactcgatctgaggcaggtgcgcgctgcgaaggccaggatgtcgcgagataccagggagaggatgcgggtggaagggaaCGCAGACAGGCCGAACAAGCACTGTAGCCAAGCGcaatcgtaacattgccccctccttaaacctgttcgtcccgaataggtaatgcatctcctcctggaggtccccatgctactcgaagtttaggcttcctgcctttcctccatcgcgggttgtacagtctcaccagataaccctctctcgcagtagatgtagcttctcgtcacccggcgacacttctgcgtcgcagatgccccatgttGTTCAGCCAGCTGCTCAAGAAGGGCCAACCGTGCCCTTGGACGGACCCaatactcttgagtgcattgcttattgccttccaacagtttccttgtttcttccctttttctctccatttcttctctcgcagctacttgttcgtacagcatttcttcccggcACTTTTTCGTCTCTTCTCGGTTACTCatgccctcttggttcttcttAGTCTTgcctggactgcacttagtttctccatgtaccctcttcatgactccttgtgttctcattttctcttcttggtctttcttcccctgttcttggtccttcttcaccttttcttggtcttcctgtgtctcttcttggtctttatTCGTTTCTTTgcgcttctctatctcttcttgacccATCTCTTCtaggcttttcttcagctcttcttggcattttcccctctctctttggtttatcttcatttcttcttgttcaatattccttagtttgtaactcatcttcaatacttctgtgcttttcttcagctcttctttcatcttcatttcctggctgttctcctctccttggctaatgtcctcttcgctGTGTTCTTCGCTGTGCTCTTCAATGTTCTCTTCAATGTTCTCTTGACTGTtttcctcttcgctgttcttcgctgttctcttcactgttctcttgactgttttctttttcgctggtcttctctttgctgttcttctcttcgctgttattctcttggctggtcttcatttcgCTGGTCTTCatttcgctgttcttctcttctaggcttatcttcacttcggtcttcatttcattcttcatttcattcttcatttcctctaggctattatttgacccgctcttcgttttttcatgatggtccttactctcattattttcactcttcacttctttcacacagttcttcatactggttctccatgccctcatgtcattcaccatttcttccaggagAACCCTTATCTTCCCGATATCTTCTAcacttaactcttcagcagccatctctttctaaagcatttactaattaatcaacgtaaataattttttttttctaatactgttcttaattttaattggTCTAGCCaaaccttctaattaaactaacaataactctattacattcaaaactaacactgactacagtatactcaaactaactctaataaattccaaattcactaaagttctaaacactaactttattctcgaaaaactaaatcctatttcttaacttttattctaataataaaactgaatcctATATCTATTAATTAGgtctatcccacttctgacaccaaaatgttacgatttaccgcgggttcataaaggatagcccaattaaagatttttatcacacacacagttttatttattaccactacttatgtcacttacaaaaatcttctaaaatggcaattaattacacttaaagaaaggtctattccccagtcgctcgttccacacacctcgctgggccgcacctctggcgcaactctcgccgcagcacccctcgtgggtctccgccgcggggctccgtcgccgcactccgccgccgctgtcacacccttcgccgagatcccactcaactcctcgctcgcaacttcgttcgggactccgccgcgcccgcgactccatcgcccggaaactccgccgcggaaaaactcccgactccactgaactcactcactccctgccctggaaccttcgtccaaggacttcgccactctgccgcacccgcggcactatcgcccggatctccgccgcgggagaactcccgactgaacactccgaactcactcAGCCTccactgactcgaaggtcggccccaccgctttatatagcccttgggttcccgtccagaacaatcggcaatgtctccgagatattgcgcgaccttcgccgtcgaaatgcccagaaacgtgtcttgagtcctgtcgaaggacgcggcggctgctcaaaggaCGCCGATAAATGCAACacgcatcgggttcccacaaaacgcgccgataaacatgtccgagtccttttatgccgcagtgcggcctcttttaagtaactcgatctgaggcaggtgcgcgctgcgaaggccaggatgtcgcgagatagtatgacacgagataccagtgagaggatgcgggtggaatgGGGCGCAGACatgccgaacgagcgcggcgacgccaagcactgtagccaagcgcgatcgtaacagtatattgagtacaataaaataaacataatttctgtaaGTAGATCTGATTTTTTTAATAGCCCTTCAAAACCAATACACATATTTTGCCCTATCCTGTATTATCTTCAATGGACTATAGTAGCTTGGGGTTTGGAGAGAGTGGAGATATAGTGTCCCAAATTatgataaataaatgaaattattacaaattattcaaaaatgacatattattgaaaaataaattatggcgGAGCCAAATACTCATTAATCAGGATGGCTAGCAAACCTGTGATAAAAATTTTCTGACTTTTCCAGGCTTGCAAAAAATATTCCCTGACCAATAAATTAGCACGGTAGAGCATCCCcccaaccggaatcattggggggaggtttattccggttatgggaaaattccagGTAAGGGGAGTTGCAGTAGGGCCGGCCTCCaggccggttgaatgaccttcattcaagcaagctggcaggcacgtgtttcttatctctaTTGGTGGGTGcatgcgtgagcgaagaggacaAGAAGaaggttcgggggaggtagtagggctacagctgcagtgttgtgttacttctgtgttgacatgctagtgattcacacttcctggagagtgtatagtcactgccacgcacagtttacatttcacatacacaagaataacacttcaagcatctcgtttaaaaacacagagatcgAGAAATACAGGTAactgtagactgtttaaccatatattaaatatgtacataataaatatttgtacactaaattattgtctacaaactgaaagcatcacacgttgtaagtaaatgttactcgctatcacttgtgtcagcgtgtgtagtgggagttggtgtacatactctcgggccggcaaGAATTTTCAGTTTACTTGAcgtagtgaaacaataaaactacttatagcataaacatctatatagtaattcacgtccgatgcgaaaaccagcggtgtatttacgcaatgcgagggaaagactggctataattagctctctgacagacgtgtgcGCGCacgcctacaagacatgtacagtcaggcaaaagcaaaaactcCTCGTTCCAGtccggaaatgttttggagatgttttgcaatgttttaatattgtttgga
This genomic window from Bacillus rossius redtenbacheri isolate Brsri chromosome 6, Brsri_v3, whole genome shotgun sequence contains:
- the LOC134533412 gene encoding peptidoglycan-recognition protein 2-like; the encoded protein is MFIFCTPSTVTLNSYLCTVPCSLAVDVNREEESCPRIISRDGWAARAPLSVEYMIVPVKNVIVQHSFTLKCTSLTLCSQRVSLIQDFYMDERHEDDIAESFLIGGDGNVYEGTGWHRVGNHTEGYNSKAIGISMIGDFRDMLPPARQLEALRHLLRCGVASGELDPDYKLLARRQLSRGEARGVGVALFLELQTWPQWAGQPSLG